From the genome of Bordetella sp. H567, one region includes:
- a CDS encoding SDR family oxidoreductase has protein sequence MSKLCQDRVVIVTGAARGIGREYAVQLAAHGAKVVVNDLGVSRDGIGQDLSAAQAVVDEIRAAGGEAIANGDDVSSWNGARHMIESTVAHYGALHALVNNAGILRDRTLANMEESEWDAVIQVHLKGSFAPAHHAAAYWRALQKETGEPVNARIINTSSASGLFGNIGQCNYGAAKAGIAAFTIIAARELKRYGVTVNAISPHAQTRMTESLRERTPEEIAARHPRWIAPAVVWLASADSGEVTGRVFEVGGGFLAALEGWHRGPEAEPVDDPVRIGPVMRDLARRARRNADMKGKDLD, from the coding sequence ATGAGCAAGCTTTGCCAGGATCGGGTGGTCATCGTCACGGGAGCGGCGCGTGGCATCGGCCGGGAGTACGCGGTGCAGCTGGCCGCACACGGCGCGAAGGTGGTGGTCAACGACCTGGGCGTATCGCGCGACGGCATCGGCCAGGACCTGTCGGCGGCGCAGGCGGTCGTCGACGAGATCCGTGCCGCCGGGGGCGAGGCCATCGCCAACGGCGACGACGTATCCAGCTGGAACGGCGCGCGCCACATGATCGAAAGCACGGTCGCGCATTACGGCGCCTTGCATGCGCTGGTCAACAACGCCGGCATCCTGCGCGACCGTACGCTGGCGAACATGGAGGAAAGCGAGTGGGACGCCGTGATACAGGTGCACCTGAAGGGCAGCTTCGCGCCGGCGCACCATGCCGCGGCGTATTGGCGCGCCCTGCAGAAGGAAACGGGCGAGCCGGTCAACGCCCGCATCATCAATACGTCATCGGCCTCCGGCCTGTTCGGCAACATCGGGCAATGCAATTATGGGGCGGCCAAGGCGGGCATCGCCGCCTTCACCATCATCGCGGCGCGCGAGCTGAAGCGCTATGGCGTCACCGTCAACGCCATTTCTCCGCACGCGCAGACACGCATGACCGAAAGCCTGCGCGAACGCACGCCGGAGGAAATCGCCGCCCGCCATCCGCGCTGGATTGCACCGGCCGTGGTGTGGCTGGCCAGCGCGGACAGCGGCGAGGTGACCGGCCGGGTGTTCGAGGTGGGTGGCGGCTTCCTGGCCGCGCTGGAGGGCTGGCATCGAGGGCCGGAGGCCGAACCCGTGGACGACCCCGTGCGCATCGGCCCGGTGATGCGTGACCTGGCCCGGCGCGCGCGCCGCAATGCCGATATGAAGGGTAAGGACCTGGATTGA
- a CDS encoding 3-oxoacid CoA-transferase subunit A produces MIDKRVKHIADAVAGIKDGDVLLVGGFGTSGRPAELMHGVLELGVRDLTIVANNATIGQDVVGDLMRAGRIRKMVCSFPRGLQGKTIFDELYAAGKIELELVPQGTLAERIRAGAAGIGGFYTRTGAGTLLARGKESRIIDGQEYVLEAPLRGDVALIKALRGDRWGNLVYHRGARINNPVMAGAARLAVAQVSQIVELGALDPEHIVTPANFIDRLVEVAQ; encoded by the coding sequence ATGATCGATAAACGCGTCAAACACATCGCCGACGCCGTGGCCGGCATCAAGGACGGCGACGTGCTGCTGGTGGGCGGCTTCGGTACGTCGGGCCGCCCCGCCGAATTGATGCACGGCGTGCTGGAATTGGGCGTGCGCGACCTGACCATCGTCGCCAACAACGCAACCATCGGGCAGGACGTTGTCGGCGACCTGATGCGCGCCGGCCGCATCCGCAAGATGGTCTGCTCGTTTCCGCGCGGTCTGCAGGGAAAGACCATATTCGACGAGCTCTACGCCGCCGGCAAGATCGAGCTGGAGCTCGTGCCCCAGGGCACGCTGGCCGAACGCATACGCGCCGGCGCGGCCGGCATCGGCGGCTTCTACACGCGCACGGGCGCCGGCACGCTGCTGGCCCGGGGCAAGGAAAGCCGCATCATCGACGGCCAGGAGTACGTGCTGGAAGCACCGCTGCGGGGCGATGTGGCCTTGATCAAGGCCTTGCGCGGCGATCGCTGGGGCAACCTGGTGTATCACCGGGGGGCGCGCATCAATAACCCCGTGATGGCCGGCGCGGCGCGGCTGGCGGTCGCACAGGTCAGCCAGATCGTCGAACTGGGCGCGCTGGACCCTGAGCACATCGTGACGCCCGCCAATTTCATCGACCGGCTCGTGGAGGTCGCGCAATGA
- a CDS encoding 3-oxoacid CoA-transferase subunit B, with the protein MTKGLSRQDMARVAAQDIPEGSCVNLGIGVPTLIADYVPAGRELLLHSEQGLLGLGPAAAPGQEDPDVLNAGKQFVTLLPGASVFSHSDSFLMVRGGHIDIACLGAFQVAANGDLANWSTDAEGQIPGVGGAMDLAAGAARVWVLMEHCQKSGAPRILERCTYPLTAARCVDRIYTDLAMIDVTPAGLLVQRIADGVDFPTLQSLTAAPLALGPDCRPYRPATDDRAAAPAAARPGV; encoded by the coding sequence ATGACGAAAGGACTTAGCCGCCAGGACATGGCGCGGGTGGCCGCGCAGGATATTCCGGAGGGCAGCTGCGTCAACCTGGGGATAGGCGTGCCGACGCTGATCGCCGACTACGTGCCCGCGGGGCGGGAACTGCTGCTGCATAGCGAGCAGGGCTTGCTGGGGTTGGGACCGGCCGCGGCACCGGGCCAGGAAGATCCCGACGTGCTGAATGCCGGCAAGCAGTTCGTCACGCTGTTGCCAGGCGCGTCGGTGTTCAGCCACAGCGATTCCTTCCTGATGGTACGGGGCGGGCATATCGACATCGCCTGCCTGGGCGCGTTCCAGGTCGCGGCGAACGGCGACCTGGCGAACTGGAGCACCGATGCCGAAGGCCAGATACCGGGCGTGGGCGGCGCGATGGACCTGGCCGCCGGCGCGGCTCGCGTGTGGGTGCTGATGGAGCACTGCCAGAAGTCCGGCGCGCCGCGCATCCTGGAGCGCTGTACGTATCCGTTGACCGCTGCCCGCTGCGTGGACCGGATCTATACCGACCTGGCCATGATCGACGTCACGCCCGCCGGCCTGCTCGTGCAGCGTATCGCCGATGGCGTGGATTTCCCGACCCTGCAGTCCCTGACGGCCGCGCCGCTGGCGCTCGGCCCGGACTGCCGGCCATACCGTCCGGCAACGGACGACCGCGCGGCAGCCCCGGCCGCCGCGCGACCAGGAGTCTGA
- a CDS encoding NAD(P)H-dependent flavin oxidoreductase, which translates to MQTAITRLLGIEHPIIQGGMQWVARAELVAAVSNAGALGVLTALTQPTPEALHQEIARVRAMTDRPFAVNLTFLPTLKPVPYDAYRDAIIDGGVKIVETAGNNPAAHLPALKAAGIKVIHKCTTPRHALKAEQIGVDAVSIDGFECAGHVGEEDIPALILIPATVAKVGIPVIASGGFGDARGLVAALALGAEAINMGTRFMCTRESPVHENIKRTIVANTEADTCLILRSLRNSSRVARTALARSVIEMEKAGAGIDQIGPKVAGAKGRRVYEEGDAEEGIWTVGMVQGLIHDIPTCQELVSRIMSEAESLVRVRLHGLMAAAPAAA; encoded by the coding sequence GTGCAAACCGCTATTACCCGATTGCTCGGCATCGAGCATCCCATCATCCAGGGCGGCATGCAGTGGGTCGCCCGCGCCGAGCTCGTCGCGGCCGTCTCCAATGCCGGCGCGCTGGGCGTGCTGACCGCGCTTACCCAGCCCACGCCGGAGGCGCTGCACCAGGAGATCGCGCGCGTGCGCGCCATGACCGACCGCCCGTTCGCGGTCAACCTGACCTTCCTGCCCACGCTCAAGCCGGTGCCTTATGACGCCTATCGGGACGCCATCATCGACGGTGGCGTCAAGATCGTCGAGACGGCGGGCAACAATCCCGCGGCCCATCTGCCGGCCCTGAAGGCGGCCGGCATCAAGGTCATCCACAAGTGCACGACGCCGCGCCACGCCTTGAAGGCTGAGCAGATCGGCGTCGATGCCGTCAGCATCGATGGATTCGAATGCGCCGGCCATGTCGGCGAGGAAGATATCCCCGCACTGATATTGATCCCGGCCACGGTGGCCAAGGTGGGGATACCGGTCATCGCATCCGGCGGCTTCGGCGACGCGCGCGGCCTGGTGGCGGCGCTGGCGCTGGGCGCGGAAGCGATCAACATGGGCACCCGCTTCATGTGCACGCGGGAATCGCCGGTGCACGAAAACATCAAGCGCACCATCGTCGCCAATACCGAAGCCGATACCTGCCTGATCCTGCGCAGCCTGCGCAACAGCAGCCGCGTGGCCCGCACGGCCCTGGCGCGCAGCGTGATCGAGATGGAAAAGGCCGGCGCCGGCATCGACCAGATCGGCCCCAAGGTCGCAGGCGCCAAGGGCCGGCGCGTGTATGAAGAAGGCGATGCGGAAGAGGGCATCTGGACCGTCGGCATGGTGCAGGGCCTGATCCATGACATCCCGACGTGCCAGGAGCTTGTGAGCCGCATCATGTCCGAGGCGGAATCGCTGGTGCGCGTACGCCTGCACGGCTTGATGGCGGCGGCGCCTGCCGCGGCCTGA
- a CDS encoding MaoC family dehydratase has protein sequence MLEVDTPYDLEPYVGKALGTSDWLEIDQTRIDDFARVSGDDNWIHVDVERARRELPGGRTLAHGMLTLSLITYLGQGICRVRHRSRGINYGSNKVRFTAPVQCGARIRLHRTLERYEPFDGGVRLTYGNRIEIEGNERPAMVAETMSLMYVKETQA, from the coding sequence ATGCTGGAAGTGGATACCCCCTACGATCTCGAACCCTACGTCGGCAAGGCGCTGGGCACCAGCGACTGGCTGGAGATCGACCAGACGCGCATCGACGACTTCGCCCGGGTTTCCGGCGACGACAACTGGATACACGTCGACGTGGAGCGGGCCCGGCGCGAGCTGCCGGGCGGCAGGACGCTCGCCCATGGCATGCTCACGCTGTCGCTGATCACCTACCTGGGCCAGGGCATCTGCCGTGTGCGCCATCGGTCGCGCGGCATCAATTACGGCTCGAACAAGGTGCGCTTCACCGCGCCGGTGCAATGCGGCGCGCGCATCCGCCTGCATCGCACGCTGGAGCGCTACGAGCCCTTCGACGGCGGAGTGCGGCTAACCTACGGCAACCGCATCGAAATCGAGGGCAACGAGCGGCCCGCCATGGTGGCCGAGACGATGTCCCTGATGTACGTGAAGGAGACGCAGGCATGA
- a CDS encoding Zn-ribbon domain-containing OB-fold protein has protein sequence MSTSAQAPEGGALSPYAVYVGHLKAGRLAYQYSTLANKPVFFPRVLCPYTGQDCLEWRISAGTGTVYSTSVVHPRKGEPYNVALIDCDEGFRLMSRVEGVPPMAVAIGMRVRFHAHAADTDDDDPYPVFKPVH, from the coding sequence ATGAGCACCAGCGCCCAAGCGCCCGAAGGCGGCGCGCTATCCCCCTACGCGGTCTATGTCGGTCACCTGAAGGCCGGCAGGTTGGCTTATCAATACAGCACGCTGGCCAACAAGCCGGTGTTCTTTCCGCGCGTGCTGTGCCCGTACACGGGGCAGGACTGCCTGGAATGGCGTATCAGCGCGGGCACGGGCACCGTGTACAGCACCTCGGTCGTGCATCCGCGCAAGGGCGAGCCCTATAACGTCGCCTTGATCGATTGCGACGAAGGTTTTCGCCTGATGAGCCGGGTCGAAGGCGTGCCGCCGATGGCCGTGGCCATCGGCATGCGGGTGCGCTTTCATGCGCACGCGGCCGACACGGACGACGACGATCCCTATCCTGTATTCAAGCCGGTGCACTGA
- a CDS encoding thiolase has protein sequence MKSLSEHRRAAIVGAAESDLGEVGPGFSALDLMAQGVQRALGDCGLALRDVDGLFCATTQSRMAGLALAEYLGLPEAYIDSTSTGGSSFMGHLARAVQAVEAGVCTVAVIAYGSTQRSLGRKNTSPPERNPYEAPFKPFMPSTAYALAAARHMHEFGTTREQLAEVAVAARAWALRNPQAWEKQPLTVQEVLSSRMVSYPLTIRDCCLVSDGGGAIVVTSAERARGLRKPPVYLLGSGHATTHLSISSMPDLVRTGARRSGEIAYAQAGLGMSDIDVVGVYDAFTINTILFLEDLGFCAKGEGGDFVSGSRIAPGGSLPVNTNGGGLSYCHPGMYGLFLLVEAVRQLRGECGDRQVAGAEVALAHGNGAVLSSQYTVILGGAHTIQR, from the coding sequence ATGAAATCCCTTTCCGAACACCGCCGCGCCGCGATCGTTGGCGCGGCCGAATCCGACCTGGGCGAAGTGGGCCCGGGATTTTCCGCGCTGGACCTGATGGCGCAGGGCGTGCAGCGCGCACTCGGCGATTGCGGCCTGGCCTTGCGCGATGTCGACGGCTTGTTCTGCGCGACCACGCAAAGCCGCATGGCAGGCTTGGCCCTGGCCGAATACCTGGGACTGCCGGAAGCGTATATCGACTCCACGTCGACGGGCGGCTCGTCCTTCATGGGGCACCTGGCGCGCGCCGTGCAGGCGGTGGAGGCGGGCGTGTGCACGGTGGCGGTAATCGCGTATGGCAGCACGCAGCGCTCGCTGGGCCGCAAGAACACCAGCCCGCCCGAGCGCAACCCCTACGAGGCGCCGTTCAAGCCCTTCATGCCGTCCACCGCCTACGCGTTGGCCGCCGCGCGCCACATGCATGAGTTCGGCACGACGCGCGAACAGCTGGCGGAAGTCGCCGTGGCGGCGCGCGCCTGGGCGCTGCGCAATCCGCAGGCCTGGGAAAAACAGCCGCTGACGGTGCAGGAGGTGCTGTCCTCGCGGATGGTCAGCTATCCGTTGACGATACGCGACTGCTGCCTGGTCAGCGACGGCGGCGGCGCCATCGTGGTTACTTCCGCGGAACGCGCGCGCGGCCTGCGCAAGCCGCCCGTGTATTTACTGGGGTCCGGGCATGCCACCACGCACCTGAGCATTTCCAGCATGCCGGACCTGGTGCGGACCGGCGCGCGGCGGTCCGGCGAAATCGCCTATGCGCAGGCGGGACTGGGGATGTCGGATATCGACGTCGTCGGCGTGTATGACGCGTTCACCATCAACACCATCCTGTTCCTCGAAGACCTGGGATTCTGCGCCAAGGGCGAGGGCGGGGACTTCGTCAGCGGCAGCCGCATCGCGCCGGGGGGCAGCCTGCCGGTGAACACCAACGGCGGCGGCCTGTCGTATTGCCATCCGGGGATGTACGGCCTGTTCCTGCTGGTGGAGGCGGTGCGCCAACTGCGCGGGGAATGCGGCGATCGCCAAGTGGCCGGTGCCGAGGTCGCGCTGGCCCACGGCAACGGCGCGGTGCTGTCGTCGCAGTACACGGTCATCCTGGGCGGTGCGCACACCATCCAGCGTTGA
- a CDS encoding SelT/SelW/SelH family protein, translating to MTATAPPRIAITYCTQCQWLLRAAWMAQELLSTFGTDLGEVALLPGTGGIFQVHCDGALLWDRKAQGGFPDAKTLKQLVRDHIDPGRDLGHVDRQHSA from the coding sequence ATGACCGCCACCGCCCCGCCCCGCATCGCCATTACCTATTGCACGCAATGCCAGTGGCTGCTGCGCGCGGCCTGGATGGCGCAGGAACTGCTGTCCACCTTCGGCACCGACCTGGGCGAAGTGGCCCTGCTGCCGGGCACGGGCGGCATTTTCCAGGTGCATTGCGACGGCGCGCTGCTATGGGACCGCAAGGCCCAGGGCGGCTTCCCGGATGCCAAGACGCTCAAGCAGCTGGTGCGCGACCACATCGACCCGGGCCGTGACCTGGGCCACGTGGATCGCCAGCATTCCGCCTGA
- a CDS encoding LysR family transcriptional regulator: MHFDLTDLRLFLNTTESGSITAGAARSHLALASASARMRGLEASLGTALLTRGRRGVQPTAAGQALAYHARSLLQHVDRMQEDLGDYASGFKGRVRLLCNTAAVTEHLPEPLGAFLRAHPNIDVDLQEQPSHRILPELREGTADVGIVSDAVDLSGLYATPFRRDRLVLLASRGHTLARRTRVRYSETLDHDHVGLPASTALGAYLDDQAARIGRSLRARVRVQGFDAVARLVLQGAGLGIMPESAARRWSGRGGTRLLILDERWADRQLMLCARTLEALPNYTRALIQALQPQAGDST, encoded by the coding sequence ATGCATTTCGACCTGACGGACCTGCGCCTGTTCTTGAACACCACGGAAAGCGGCAGCATCACCGCCGGCGCGGCGCGCAGCCATCTTGCGCTGGCCTCGGCCAGCGCGCGCATGCGCGGCCTTGAAGCGTCGCTGGGCACGGCCTTGCTGACCCGCGGGCGCCGTGGCGTGCAGCCCACCGCGGCTGGCCAGGCCCTGGCCTATCATGCCCGCAGCCTGCTGCAGCATGTGGACCGCATGCAGGAAGACCTGGGCGACTACGCCAGCGGCTTCAAGGGACGCGTACGGCTGTTGTGCAATACCGCCGCCGTGACCGAACACCTGCCCGAGCCGCTGGGCGCCTTCCTGCGCGCCCATCCGAATATCGACGTGGACCTGCAGGAACAGCCCAGCCACCGCATCCTGCCGGAACTGCGCGAAGGCACGGCGGACGTGGGCATCGTCTCGGATGCCGTGGACCTGAGCGGCCTGTACGCCACCCCCTTTCGCCGCGACCGGCTGGTCCTGCTCGCCTCGCGCGGCCACACGCTGGCGCGCCGCACGCGGGTGCGCTACAGCGAAACCCTGGACCACGATCATGTCGGCCTGCCCGCCTCCACGGCGCTGGGCGCCTACCTGGACGACCAGGCGGCGCGCATCGGCCGGTCCTTGCGCGCGCGCGTGCGCGTGCAGGGTTTCGACGCGGTGGCGCGGCTGGTCCTGCAGGGCGCCGGCCTGGGCATCATGCCGGAATCGGCGGCGCGCCGCTGGAGCGGGCGCGGCGGCACGCGCCTGCTTATACTGGACGAGCGCTGGGCCGACCGCCAATTGATGCTGTGCGCGCGCACGCTGGAGGCCTTGCCCAATTACACGCGCGCGCTGATCCAGGCGCTGCAGCCGCAAGCCGGAGACTCGACATGA
- a CDS encoding sulfite exporter TauE/SafE family protein, which yields MDTLFDFYRDGGTALIVLVFASFGVAGLVKGVIGLGLPTVSIALLSVAMAPPQAAALLIIPSMVTNVWQLAAGGRFLYLLRRLWTMLAGIAIGTWLAGLWLAGRETAWAGHALGAALLIYAAIGLSAVRLNVPLRVQGWAGPVVGATTGAITSATGVFVIPAVPYLQALGLDRNELVQAMGLAFTASTIALAGDLIHGGQLGGREAWASLLALVPALAGMMAGQWLRHRVSATTFRRILFIGIGALGVHLLLAG from the coding sequence ATGGATACCTTGTTCGACTTCTACCGTGACGGCGGTACCGCCCTGATCGTCCTGGTTTTCGCCAGCTTCGGCGTCGCCGGCCTGGTCAAGGGCGTCATCGGCCTGGGCCTGCCCACCGTATCGATCGCCTTGCTCAGCGTGGCTATGGCGCCGCCGCAGGCTGCGGCGCTGCTCATCATCCCTTCCATGGTCACCAACGTCTGGCAGCTGGCGGCCGGCGGACGCTTCCTGTACCTGCTGCGCCGCTTGTGGACCATGCTGGCGGGCATCGCCATCGGAACCTGGCTGGCGGGCCTGTGGCTGGCAGGCCGGGAAACCGCCTGGGCCGGCCACGCACTGGGCGCCGCGCTGTTGATCTACGCCGCCATCGGGCTGAGCGCCGTGCGGCTGAACGTGCCCCTGCGCGTCCAGGGTTGGGCCGGCCCCGTGGTGGGCGCCACGACGGGCGCGATCACATCGGCCACCGGGGTGTTCGTGATTCCCGCCGTGCCGTACCTGCAGGCGCTGGGGCTGGACCGCAACGAACTGGTGCAAGCGATGGGGCTGGCGTTTACCGCATCCACCATTGCGCTGGCCGGGGACCTGATCCACGGCGGCCAGCTGGGCGGGCGGGAGGCATGGGCCTCGCTGTTGGCGCTGGTGCCGGCGCTGGCGGGAATGATGGCGGGACAATGGCTGCGTCATCGCGTCAGCGCGACGACGTTTCGCCGGATTCTCTTCATCGGTATCGGCGCGCTCGGCGTGCACCTGCTGCTGGCGGGATAA
- a CDS encoding bifunctional ADP-dependent NAD(P)H-hydrate dehydratase/NAD(P)H-hydrate epimerase, with protein sequence MNDDDALLTPQEMAAADQAAVLAGHSGATLMENAGAAVARAVRDRWAPRPVAVLCGPGNNGGDGFVAARHLALAGWPVTLALLGSVESLKGDAAHHAALWQGDVLPLAPSVLEGAGLVIDAVFGAGLARPVEGVAAATLRAAIDRGLPICAVDTPSGVDGHSGEVRGMAAPAACTVTFFRKKPGHVLLPGRALCGELVVADIGIPESVLGTIKPRAHENTPASWLPRLPWPRIDAHKYARGHVVVMGGEVMTGAARLSALAAARIGAGLVTLAAPRAAWPVYAAALTSIMVQPVTDERSFADLLSDTRKNAIAIGPGAGISDATRAHVQAALATRRAVVLDADALTAFTDKSATLFHAIHGPCVLTPHEGEFGRLFDRAGDKMARARRAAQRSGAVVLLKGADTVIAAPDGRVAINANAPPDLATGGTGDVLTGMITGLLAQGMDPFDAACAAAWMHGAAAAAHGPGLIAEDLPGLIPRVLRGLKNDGRPAAS encoded by the coding sequence ATGAACGACGACGATGCGTTGCTGACCCCACAGGAAATGGCCGCTGCCGACCAGGCGGCGGTGCTGGCCGGCCATTCCGGCGCCACACTGATGGAAAACGCCGGCGCGGCCGTGGCGCGGGCGGTGCGGGACCGCTGGGCGCCCCGGCCTGTCGCGGTATTGTGCGGTCCCGGCAATAACGGCGGCGACGGCTTTGTCGCCGCGCGCCATCTGGCGCTGGCCGGCTGGCCCGTCACCTTGGCCTTGCTGGGCAGCGTGGAAAGCTTGAAGGGCGACGCCGCGCACCATGCCGCGTTATGGCAGGGTGACGTGCTGCCTTTGGCGCCTTCCGTGCTGGAAGGCGCCGGGCTGGTGATCGACGCGGTTTTCGGTGCCGGTCTGGCCCGGCCGGTGGAGGGCGTGGCGGCCGCCACTCTGCGCGCCGCCATCGATCGCGGGCTGCCGATCTGCGCCGTCGACACGCCCAGCGGGGTGGACGGCCACTCGGGCGAGGTGCGCGGCATGGCCGCGCCCGCGGCCTGCACCGTGACCTTCTTCCGCAAAAAACCCGGGCACGTCTTGCTGCCGGGACGCGCCCTGTGCGGCGAACTGGTCGTCGCCGATATCGGCATTCCCGAATCGGTGCTCGGCACGATCAAGCCGCGCGCTCATGAGAACACGCCGGCCTCGTGGCTGCCGCGCTTGCCCTGGCCGCGCATCGACGCCCACAAGTACGCACGCGGCCATGTCGTCGTCATGGGTGGCGAAGTGATGACGGGCGCCGCGCGCCTGTCCGCGCTGGCGGCCGCGCGCATCGGCGCCGGCCTGGTCACGCTGGCGGCCCCGCGCGCGGCCTGGCCCGTGTATGCCGCCGCGCTGACCAGCATCATGGTCCAGCCCGTGACGGACGAACGATCGTTCGCCGACTTGCTGTCGGATACGCGCAAGAACGCCATCGCCATCGGGCCGGGTGCCGGCATCTCCGACGCGACGCGCGCCCACGTGCAGGCGGCGCTGGCCACCCGGCGCGCGGTCGTGCTGGATGCGGACGCGTTGACCGCCTTCACCGACAAATCCGCCACGCTGTTCCATGCGATACACGGGCCTTGCGTGCTCACCCCGCACGAAGGCGAATTCGGCCGCCTGTTCGATCGCGCGGGCGACAAGATGGCACGTGCCCGGCGCGCCGCCCAGCGCAGTGGGGCCGTGGTGCTGCTGAAGGGGGCCGATACGGTCATTGCCGCGCCCGACGGCCGGGTGGCCATCAATGCCAACGCGCCGCCCGACCTGGCGACGGGCGGCACCGGCGATGTGCTGACAGGGATGATCACGGGCTTGCTGGCGCAGGGCATGGACCCCTTCGATGCCGCGTGCGCGGCGGCCTGGATGCATGGAGCGGCCGCCGCCGCGCATGGTCCCGGCCTGATCGCGGAGGACCTGCCGGGCTTGATTCCACGGGTGTTGCGCGGCCTGAAGAACGACGGCCGTCCCGCCGCAAGCTGA
- a CDS encoding alpha/beta fold hydrolase translates to MPMFRLPESLARRFRLLARACLRRAGVLGVLALTACTTCYQPMGPARATPSIDGDKLVSIDGARLPLRTWQPLQAPWTAIVALHGMNDYSNAFDQAARYWASLGIVTYAYDQRGFGAGPRPGIWADTATMVADLNAAVDAVAAAHPGLPVYVLGESMGGAVVASALASVPLGPEAPLSHRVAGAILSAPAMWGREVMNPFYRLTLWLGYNTMPGMEVEAPRGLKIMPSDNIDMLRALGRDPLVIKRTRIDALKGLVDLMSNAETALPAIPADVPLLVLFGRHEQILPDKVVAETLKRIEGTPADTRPRVAVYKDGYHMLLRDLQAETVWRDIASWMRAPMVAALPSGAEQHYPAAQALAPRPEARQAYVGGKAQLP, encoded by the coding sequence ATGCCGATGTTCCGCCTGCCTGAATCGCTGGCCCGCCGCTTCCGTCTGCTGGCGCGCGCCTGCCTGCGGCGCGCCGGCGTGCTGGGCGTCCTGGCCCTGACGGCATGCACCACGTGCTATCAACCCATGGGCCCTGCCCGCGCCACCCCGTCCATCGATGGCGACAAGCTCGTCTCGATAGACGGCGCGCGACTGCCGCTGCGCACCTGGCAGCCCCTGCAGGCGCCATGGACCGCCATCGTCGCGCTGCACGGCATGAACGATTACTCCAATGCCTTCGACCAGGCGGCGCGCTATTGGGCCAGCCTGGGCATCGTCACGTATGCCTACGACCAGCGCGGGTTTGGCGCCGGGCCGCGCCCGGGCATATGGGCCGATACCGCAACCATGGTCGCCGATCTGAACGCAGCCGTGGACGCGGTGGCGGCCGCGCATCCCGGGCTGCCGGTCTATGTGCTGGGCGAAAGCATGGGCGGCGCCGTCGTCGCCTCCGCGCTGGCGAGCGTGCCGCTCGGGCCGGAAGCGCCGCTGTCGCACCGCGTCGCGGGCGCCATCCTGTCCGCGCCCGCGATGTGGGGCCGGGAGGTCATGAACCCCTTCTATCGCCTCACGCTCTGGCTCGGCTACAACACGATGCCGGGCATGGAGGTGGAAGCGCCACGCGGCTTGAAGATCATGCCGTCGGACAACATCGACATGCTGCGCGCGCTGGGCAGGGACCCGCTGGTCATCAAGCGCACGCGCATCGATGCCCTGAAAGGACTGGTCGACCTGATGAGCAATGCCGAAACCGCCCTGCCTGCCATTCCCGCCGACGTGCCGCTGCTGGTGCTGTTCGGCCGCCATGAACAGATCCTGCCGGACAAAGTGGTCGCCGAAACGCTGAAGCGCATCGAAGGCACGCCGGCCGATACGCGGCCGCGTGTCGCGGTCTACAAGGACGGCTACCACATGCTGCTGAGGGATCTGCAGGCCGAAACCGTCTGGCGCGATATCGCCTCATGGATGCGGGCGCCCATGGTGGCCGCGCTGCCCAGCGGCGCGGAGCAGCACTACCCCGCCGCGCAGGCGCTTGCCCCGCGGCCCGAGGCCCGGCAGGCGTATGTCGGCGGCAAGGCGCAGCTACCTTAG